Sequence from the Nitrosospira multiformis genome:
GCATGCAAGAAATACGTGAATTTTTTCAATATATTATGTATTGCTTGCAGCCGTTTTTGCCGCTCACCCGGCGTCCGTAGACCCAGTGATGGACTTCTCCCAACTGGCAAAACTATCTCGCAACCTGCCTCACCATCATCTCGCGTCCTGATGGATTATCTGGGTCCTCATCAGCATTGCCGGGCTGCCAAAGCAAAGTCGCCAAGTGTGGGCCATCCTGCCCCGGTTCCGGTAGAATTGGGCGCTGGATGGCACATCTCCCGGGTCTACCGGAACGCGGGAGTCCCATAGCATTCGCATCTCTGATAAAATTACCCGGTTAAGAAAATTAAGGAGTATGACGTGGCATTCTTGCAAAATAATATTATGCTGGTTGTGGCCGCCCTGATGAGCGGGGGTATGTTGTTATGGCCGTTGTTGCGGCGTTCCGGCAATGAGATAGACACGCTGGTGGCGGTTCAGCTCATCAATTATAAGGACGCGCTTGTTTTGGATGTGCGCGAGGGGAGTGAATACAATGCGGGCCATGTACCTAATTCCAAGCATATTCCCGCTGACAAGCTTGAGGAGCGCCTGCAC
This genomic interval carries:
- a CDS encoding rhodanese-like domain-containing protein, which translates into the protein MAFLQNNIMLVVAALMSGGMLLWPLLRRSGNEIDTLVAVQLINYKDALVLDVREGSEYNAGHVPNSKHIPADKLEERLHELEKFKSKPVILIHRSGVNATGKAGSILRKKEFAHVHNLQGGIDAWRQANLPIVKK